In Osmerus mordax isolate fOsmMor3 chromosome 24, fOsmMor3.pri, whole genome shotgun sequence, the following are encoded in one genomic region:
- the neff1 gene encoding low molecular weight neuronal intermediate filament isoform X1 — MSYSSDMYSGSSYRKIFGDAPRASGRMSVGSSPSRLSTGFRASPHRNYATSSSSYRKVGAGRSFSSMPDSMDLTQSTAVTNEMKIIRTNEKEQMQGLNDRFVSFIEKVHNLEQQNKVLEAEVTLLRQRHNEPSRLHDLYEQEIRELRARVEELTHEKSQMHLDCVQMNETLERMREKLDDDTKLREEAENTLKNYRKDVDDATMSRLELEKKVESLLDEIAFLRKVHDEELHEMQTSLQASQQVSVEMDMGKPDLAVALKDIRAQYEVLSAKNMNQAEEWYHSKFASVSEAAARNTDNLKQAKDDLSEYRRQVQARTLEIEALRGHNEALERQMADMEDRHSNEMGEMQETIQQLESALRSTKGEMSRHLREYQDLLNVKMALDIEIAAYRKLLEGEECRLTSVSGAIQHSGYSGYSYSSSRSYALGSSLPYRKSGAKPEQEEDEEEEEKEEEENEEEGEGEGEEGNDQEEGEGDEEEEEEEEEEEQKEKEKEKDTKKSGAAGKGTKS; from the exons ATGAGTTATTCCAGTGACATGTATTCCGGCAGCTCTTATCGGAAGATCTTTGGGGATGCTCCCCGGGCCTCGGGCCGCATGTCTGTGGGCAGCAGCCCCTCTCGTCTCTCCACGGGATTCCGTGCCAGCCCTCACCGCAACTATGCCACCTCATCCTCCAGCTACAGGAAGGTGGGAGCCGggcgctccttctcctccatgccCGACTCCATGGACCTGACACAGTCCACGGCCGTTACCAACGAGATGAAAATCATCCGCACCAACGAGAAAGAGCAGATGCAAGGCTTGAACGACCGCTTCGTCTCCTTCATTGAGAAGGTGCACAACCTCGAGCAGCAGAACAAAGTGCTCGAGGCTGAAGTTACCTTGCTGCGTCAGCGCCACAACGAGCCCTCTCGTCTCCATGACCTGTACGAGCAAGAGATCCGTGAGCTGCGGGCGCGCGTGGAAGAACTGACCCACGAGAAGAGCCAGATGCACCTGGACTGCGTGCAGATGAACGAGACCCTGGAACGCATGAGGGAGAAGCTCGATGACGACACTAAGCTCCGCGAGGAAGCCGAGAACACCCTGAAGAACTACCGCAAGGACGTGGACGATGCCACGATGTCAAGGCTGGAACTGGAGAAGAAAGTTGAATCCCTCTTAGATGAGATTGCCTTCCTCAGAAAAGTTCACGACGAGGAGTTGCACGAGATGCAGACGTCCCTGCAGGCTTCCCAG CAGGTATCTGTTGAGATGGACATGGGCAAACCAGACCTGGCTGTGGCCCTGAAGGACATCCGGGCCCAGTACGAGGTCCTGTCCGCCAAGAACATGAACCAGGCTGAGGAGTGGTACCACTCCAAGTTCGCCAGCGTGAGCGAGGCCGCCGCCCGCAACACGGACAACTTGAAGCAGGCCAAGGATGATCTGAGCGAGTACCGCAGGCAGGTGCAGGCCCGCACGCTGGAGATCGAGGCCCTCAGGGGCCACAACGAGGCCCTGGAGAGGCAGATGGCCGATATGGAGGATCGCCACAGCAACGAGATGGGAGAGATGCAG gagaccATCCAGCAGCTGGAGTCTGCCCTGCGTAGCACCAAGGGTGAGATGTCCCGTCATCTGCGTGAGTATCAGGACCTGCTGAATGTGAAGATGGCCCTGGACATTGAGATAGCAGCTTACAG GAAGCTCCTGGAAGGTGAGGAGTGCCGTCTGACCTCCGTGAGCGGGGCCATCCAGCACTCTGGCTACTCTGGCTACTCCTACTCCTCCAGCCGCTCCTACGCCCTGGGGTCCTCCCTGCCCTACAGGAAGAGCGGAGCCAAACCcgagcaggaggaggacgaggaggaggaggagaaggaggaagaggagaacgaggaggagggagagggagagggagaggagggaaacgaccaggaggagggcgagggagatgaggaggaggaagaggaggaggaggaggaagagcagaaggagaaagagaaggagaaggatacTAAGAAGTCTGGCGCTGCCGGCAAGGGCACCAAGAGCTAA
- the neff1 gene encoding low molecular weight neuronal intermediate filament isoform X2 translates to MSYSSDMYSGSSYRKIFGDAPRASGRMSVGSSPSRLSTGFRASPHRNYATSSSSYRKVGAGRSFSSMPDSMDLTQSTAVTNEMKIIRTNEKEQMQGLNDRFVSFIEKVHNLEQQNKVLEAEVTLLRQRHNEPSRLHDLYEQEIRELRARVEELTHEKSQMHLDCVQMNETLERMREKLDDDTKLREEAENTLKNYRKDVDDATMSRLELEKKVESLLDEIAFLRKVHDEELHEMQTSLQASQVSVEMDMGKPDLAVALKDIRAQYEVLSAKNMNQAEEWYHSKFASVSEAAARNTDNLKQAKDDLSEYRRQVQARTLEIEALRGHNEALERQMADMEDRHSNEMGEMQETIQQLESALRSTKGEMSRHLREYQDLLNVKMALDIEIAAYRKLLEGEECRLTSVSGAIQHSGYSGYSYSSSRSYALGSSLPYRKSGAKPEQEEDEEEEEKEEEENEEEGEGEGEEGNDQEEGEGDEEEEEEEEEEEQKEKEKEKDTKKSGAAGKGTKS, encoded by the exons ATGAGTTATTCCAGTGACATGTATTCCGGCAGCTCTTATCGGAAGATCTTTGGGGATGCTCCCCGGGCCTCGGGCCGCATGTCTGTGGGCAGCAGCCCCTCTCGTCTCTCCACGGGATTCCGTGCCAGCCCTCACCGCAACTATGCCACCTCATCCTCCAGCTACAGGAAGGTGGGAGCCGggcgctccttctcctccatgccCGACTCCATGGACCTGACACAGTCCACGGCCGTTACCAACGAGATGAAAATCATCCGCACCAACGAGAAAGAGCAGATGCAAGGCTTGAACGACCGCTTCGTCTCCTTCATTGAGAAGGTGCACAACCTCGAGCAGCAGAACAAAGTGCTCGAGGCTGAAGTTACCTTGCTGCGTCAGCGCCACAACGAGCCCTCTCGTCTCCATGACCTGTACGAGCAAGAGATCCGTGAGCTGCGGGCGCGCGTGGAAGAACTGACCCACGAGAAGAGCCAGATGCACCTGGACTGCGTGCAGATGAACGAGACCCTGGAACGCATGAGGGAGAAGCTCGATGACGACACTAAGCTCCGCGAGGAAGCCGAGAACACCCTGAAGAACTACCGCAAGGACGTGGACGATGCCACGATGTCAAGGCTGGAACTGGAGAAGAAAGTTGAATCCCTCTTAGATGAGATTGCCTTCCTCAGAAAAGTTCACGACGAGGAGTTGCACGAGATGCAGACGTCCCTGCAGGCTTCCCAG GTATCTGTTGAGATGGACATGGGCAAACCAGACCTGGCTGTGGCCCTGAAGGACATCCGGGCCCAGTACGAGGTCCTGTCCGCCAAGAACATGAACCAGGCTGAGGAGTGGTACCACTCCAAGTTCGCCAGCGTGAGCGAGGCCGCCGCCCGCAACACGGACAACTTGAAGCAGGCCAAGGATGATCTGAGCGAGTACCGCAGGCAGGTGCAGGCCCGCACGCTGGAGATCGAGGCCCTCAGGGGCCACAACGAGGCCCTGGAGAGGCAGATGGCCGATATGGAGGATCGCCACAGCAACGAGATGGGAGAGATGCAG gagaccATCCAGCAGCTGGAGTCTGCCCTGCGTAGCACCAAGGGTGAGATGTCCCGTCATCTGCGTGAGTATCAGGACCTGCTGAATGTGAAGATGGCCCTGGACATTGAGATAGCAGCTTACAG GAAGCTCCTGGAAGGTGAGGAGTGCCGTCTGACCTCCGTGAGCGGGGCCATCCAGCACTCTGGCTACTCTGGCTACTCCTACTCCTCCAGCCGCTCCTACGCCCTGGGGTCCTCCCTGCCCTACAGGAAGAGCGGAGCCAAACCcgagcaggaggaggacgaggaggaggaggagaaggaggaagaggagaacgaggaggagggagagggagagggagaggagggaaacgaccaggaggagggcgagggagatgaggaggaggaagaggaggaggaggaggaagagcagaaggagaaagagaaggagaaggatacTAAGAAGTCTGGCGCTGCCGGCAAGGGCACCAAGAGCTAA